A region from the Thermanaeromonas toyohensis ToBE genome encodes:
- a CDS encoding bifunctional folylpolyglutamate synthase/dihydrofolate synthase, translated as MNYHQALKFLRQLTKFGINLGLGRMEELLRRLGDPHRRLRFFHIGGTNGKGSVAAMVATILQVAGYRVGLFTSPHLHSYTERIRLDGQEIPKEDVAYLLTLLRPVLEDMVKDGFEHPTEFEVTTALALYYFAEVKPDYVVLEVGLGGSIDSTNIIPASEVSIITNVGLDHMEYLGATLPEIAREKAGIIKEDGVVVTGVDKPEPLEVIEKACQQKGATLYRLGRDIHFKEVALSQEGGELDWEGLGRCYQGLKISLLGRHQLINASLAVAAIEAARRHRGLRVTEDQIREGLAKVFWPGRLEVVGKNPLVILDGAHNYDGALALKQALEEIFSYRHLILVLGMLADKEREKMVSLLAPLAQRVIVTRPNSPRAGDWEKLAFYARRFTPHVQAVRNISQALQIALSLAGPEDLICATGSLYMIADARKWFLKHKKEDFAVK; from the coding sequence TTTGGCATCAACCTTGGCTTAGGCCGTATGGAGGAGCTGCTGCGGCGGTTGGGGGATCCCCACCGGCGGCTCCGTTTTTTTCATATTGGGGGAACCAATGGTAAGGGTTCGGTAGCGGCTATGGTGGCAACTATACTACAGGTTGCAGGCTACCGGGTAGGCCTTTTCACTTCCCCCCATTTGCATAGTTACACTGAGCGTATCCGCTTAGATGGTCAGGAGATCCCGAAAGAAGACGTAGCTTATCTTTTAACTCTCCTGCGACCTGTTCTAGAGGATATGGTAAAGGATGGCTTTGAACATCCTACAGAGTTTGAGGTAACTACCGCCCTGGCGTTGTATTATTTTGCAGAAGTAAAGCCTGATTATGTAGTACTAGAGGTAGGGTTAGGAGGTTCCATTGATTCTACTAACATAATTCCTGCTTCGGAAGTGAGTATAATCACCAACGTAGGGTTAGATCATATGGAGTACTTGGGTGCCACCCTTCCGGAAATAGCCCGGGAAAAGGCCGGTATAATTAAAGAAGATGGTGTGGTGGTTACTGGTGTGGATAAACCTGAACCCTTGGAGGTAATTGAAAAGGCTTGCCAGCAAAAAGGGGCCACCCTTTACCGGCTAGGAAGGGACATCCACTTTAAAGAAGTGGCTCTTTCCCAGGAAGGGGGAGAGTTAGACTGGGAAGGGTTGGGCCGGTGTTACCAGGGGCTTAAGATATCCCTTCTAGGACGCCACCAGCTTATTAACGCCTCTCTAGCTGTGGCCGCCATTGAAGCTGCCCGCCGGCACCGGGGTCTAAGGGTTACTGAAGACCAGATCAGGGAAGGTCTAGCGAAGGTTTTTTGGCCTGGCCGGCTAGAAGTTGTGGGTAAAAATCCCCTGGTAATTTTAGACGGAGCCCACAATTACGATGGCGCCCTAGCTTTAAAGCAGGCTTTAGAAGAAATTTTTTCTTATCGCCACCTAATTTTGGTTTTAGGAATGCTGGCGGATAAGGAAAGGGAAAAGATGGTAAGTTTATTGGCTCCCCTGGCCCAAAGAGTGATAGTGACGCGACCGAATAGCCCCAGGGCCGGGGACTGGGAAAAACTAGCCTTTTATGCCAGGCGGTTTACACCCCATGTACAAGCAGTTAGGAACATTTCCCAAGCTTTACAGATAGCTTTAAGTCTAGCAGGGCCTGAGGACTTGATTTGCGCCACTGGATCTTTGTACATGATAGCTGACGCTAGGAAATGGTTTCTAAAGCATAAAAAAGAGGATTTTGCAGTTAAATAG